The genome window TTCCACGTCGTCAAAAAAGACCGCCCTGTACTGCGGGTGTTTTGCTATCAAATCCCTAAAAACACCGTGAAGTAATGATACGATAATATAGTCCGGCTTGTAGGTGTCTAAGAACCTCACAAGCCCTGATGGATTTGTAAGAGTACTGAGAGCGTCAAACATATCCTCATCCTTAAACAAAAAAGGAATTTCCATATCCATGAAGATTTTGTACCGTGGATAGAGTTCCCACTGAAGATAGCCGCCGCTGTTGGGATGGTTTAAAATGGTGCCGCCGGTATTAACCTTCTTCAAAAATGATGTTATACCGTGAGGAAGTGCCACGTTTGAGACAGGTAAGGACTTAAGCAACATCCGCACGTATATAAACGGCAGGGACATAAGTATCAGGGAAATGAAAATAAGCGCAGGGGGATGAAAAAGAGGTTCGCCGTTTTTTCTGAGGGGTGAGTTGGCACTTACAATAGGAAGTGATAGCAGGGCAAATTCATTTGAGAATCTGTTACCTTTAAAGATAAGATACGATGCGCCAAGAAAAATAATCAGATGACTTACCCGCAGCCTTCTGATATTGGCTGCCAGCCCTATAGCACACACTATCAAAAACAAACTAAAGACGGCAGGGGAGGAGACCTCTTCAGTGTTTACAATAAAAGAAAAGTAACTGGAGAGAGGCAGCTTTGCCAATTCGATTATATACTCGGAGGCGTACTTAGTGCTGGTAAAAGGGGTTTTAAGAAGCCCGGCCCCGTGCGGGGTCATATAGACTGTACAGAGGACTAAAGCTAAAGACAGCACGAACCATTGCTCGTCTTTTGTAAAATGACTCTTTTGTCTTACCCTGATTATATATGTTTCAAGCAGATACGCCGTGGTTATCAGAATCATAACCGGAAATTCAATTCCGTGAAAGTTAACCCACAGGATTGCTATAATGGGAAGCAGCCATGCTTTTTCCCTTTTAAATTCCATTATGTACAGAAACACGGCTATACACAGATAGCTGACAGCGTGAGGACGGCTCTGCAGCCCTCGTGCAAGCAACAAGAGAAAGTACATGGAAAAGATAAAAGCAACGTGCGGGAAAGACTTTCTTTTGTCTTTAAGCAGGTACAAAAGCACAATGCACTCTGTAATAAAAAAAATAAGCGATCTGACAAAAATCAGGCCTGAGTTTCCAAACCAACTATAAATTTTATAAACACACAGTTGGAACAGCCAATAATAATCAATCCACCGCCGTTGTGGAGTTACAAAGGAAAAGTAAGATGTCGTGGGAATTTCTTTGTGGCTAAGTATATACCTGCCGCCGCTTAAGTGGTAAAACAGGTCGGTATCTCCTTTAAGTATCGGCAGAGTGCTTGTCGAAATCATGGTATAAAGCACTAATGCAACAAGGTAAAAAATGCAAAGCGCTTTTAAGGAACATTTATCAATTATTTTTTGTATCATCATTTTCATTAGTTTAACGGCAAAGATACTGAAAGCGTATTGTAACACAATAGTTCATGGAGAGGCTAATTTGTAGCACACTTCATCGCGTGCATTTTTATTGTTGAGAATATTTTTTATGGGATATTGACTAAATATCGGCAGTTATGATATAAACAACGGTGAAGAAATTATTGTTTATAGCGCTACTGCTTATCACAGTGTTATGTTATTATTCGGCAAATGTTTGGGGGATGAGCGGTTGTGACACAAACTGCAGCGCCTGCCACACTTTAACCGAGGATGAGGCCACGGAGATATTAAAGCAGCTGGGCCCCTCAATTACTGTAAAGAGGGTTCAGGTGGCTCCGTCAAAGGGACTGTGGGAGATAGCAGTAAAGGCGGAGGATAAGGAAGGCCACCAGAAGGACGGTGTTGTGTATCTTGATTACTCTAAGGGCAATGTAATATTAGGGAACATTATTAAGTTAAAAACCAGAGAAAACCTGACTGATAAACGTATGGGGGAGTTAAAAAAGTTTGATTACAAATCCATACCGTTAAAGAATGCCCTGCTGCTTGGAGAGAAAAGTGCTAAGCATAAACTAATAGTTTTTACCGACCCTGACTGTCCTTTTTGTCAGAAGCTTCACGGCGATTTAAAACAGGTGGTTTCTGAAAGAAGCGATATTGCATTTTACATCATATTGTTCCCGCTTACGGAGATTCATCCTGATGCATACAAGAAAACTGCTTCAATAATGTGTAAAAAATCTTTAAAGCTCCTTGATGATGTAATGGAAAAGAAGGAAATAGCAGAGGACAAATGCGGCTCTAAAATTATTGATGAAAATATAAAACTTGGAAACAAACTTGGGATAACCGGCACTCCTACCGTTATCTTACCCGATGGCAGACAATACAGGGGAAACATGAAAACAGATGAATTAATCAAAGGAATTGAAAATAAGTAACCTGAAAGAATCCACTAATCTGCTATACAAGTTTGGAAATATTTTTTAAACGATTGGTTAAACCGTAAAATTAACAATGTTTTTATCTCATTCATCATACAATATCGTGCACAATCCGTAACTTGACGTATTTTTTTTAAGGGCAGGCTATTATTGAATGCTGCCGGCCGATAGTTTATGCAATGATGAGTACGTTATCATTTAAAAAGATATGAATTTATGAAAAAAATAACCATTATTTCATGTCTATTGCTTTTACTGTTACTAACTTTATTTTTAATATATGGCCGGCGCATCAACTCAAACTCAAAGACTGCTATTGAATACATAAAACGTGGTAATGCTTTTAAAAACGGCGGCAGAGTCAAATGCAGCCCTTTATTCCCCTCTATTGAACAGTCCTGGACAGCGCTAATACATATTCAGTTTCTTTTTTTATACGCAGTGACAGCGGATCGGGTTTTTTTGTTTTTTTACCGTGCTTTTGAAATTGCTTATTTACCTCAAGGATAAGGTCCTTACGTTGCACAATTGAGAGAGTGTACCACTTCTGAATATACTCTCCGTATGGAGTGTTTTCATATTTTTTGTACGGGTGTTTTTTTAGCTCTGTGATGTATTCTCTGAGAACTTCTCTGATTCCAAATATCTTGTGGACGTAGTTGGCGTTTTCAACATTTTCAACATACTTGTAAAAAACTGACGGGTCACCCCTGCTCCGGCGGTAGTACTGTGATACAGTGCCCGGAGAGCTGTTGTATGCCCAGAAGGCCCACAGCCAGCGCTCTGAGGCAGCCGGTTTTTTACCTTTAATCCCAAATGCTCTGTCCCAGGTATGAGTCATTTTAAAGTTATCCTTAAGTAATGCAATGGCGGCATCTGTGCTCATTTCAGGATCATTGCGGTGGTCATGAGTGTCTATGAGTCCATAGGACCTTGCCGTTTCAGGAATAAATTGCCAGTAGCCGCCCGCCCCTGCCTGTGACAAGGCGGAAGCGTTCCACGAAGACTCGGCAAGAGCTAAAAACACTATTTCAAATGGCACAGACTCAGCCCGGCTCTTGTTGTAAATCATCCTTAAATGGCCGCTTTTTACCATTCTCCACCATCCGGCTATCAGGTTCTGGTAAGAGGTCCTAAGCCCCATTGCAGTATTTCCCTTGTATGCCAGTATGCTTGTGTCGTACTGTATATCACGTTCGCTAAGCACGGTCTTCCATCTTAAAACCCGGTTGGCATTTGCCTTCCCGGCCGGTGGATACACGGCAGGTGCGCCAAATAACAGCTTCTGAGTAAGCTGCTCATCTGTGAGGGTTTTTGGTGAAACGGTACCGGTCTTATCCACCGCTGCCCTCGTTTTATTAACATGCCGGTGTGTGGACTTTGCTAAAACCTCATGGGATGACATCAAAACAAATGCCAGTATAGATAAAATAAGTCCCGATAGCTTCATCTCATCCTTTAATGAGCCTCCGCCCAGTTTTTTCCAAAACCTATGTTAACCCGTAGAGGCACTTTAAGTGGATAGCAGCCCTCCATTTCCTCTTTGATTAATGCCTTTGCCACCTCAAGCTCATCCTCGGGGACTTCAAACACCAGCTCGTCATGCACCTGTAAAACCATTTTCGTTTTTAACCCCCCGTCTTTAATCTTTTTGTGAAGGTTAATCATTGCCACTTTTATAATGTCGGCGGCAGAGCCCTGTATGGGGGAGTTTACAGCCAACCGCTCGGCCTGTAACACTTGTGTCTTGTTTGAGCTTAAAAGCCCCTCGATTTCACGTCTTCTGCCCAACACCGTTTCCGTATATCCCAGTTTTTTAGCCCTCTCTATGGTTTCATTTATAAATGCGCCAACCCCTGCGTGTTTGGAAAAAAAGGTTTCTATATAGCTTTTGGCATCATTTTTTGAAATCTTAAGAGCCTCTGAAAGGCCAAATGATGACATTCCATAGATTATCCCAAAATTTATACTCTTTGCCACTGTGCGATGCTCAGGGGTTACCCGCTGAGCCGGAATGTTGAAAATTACCATGGCTGTTTGTGCATGGACGTCCTCATCCCCTTGGAATGCTTCTGTAAAGCCTGTGTCATTGCTGAGGTGCGTGAGTATGCGGAGCTCTATTTGAGAGTAATCGGCAGAGATTATATAGTGCCCGGAATCGGCGCAAAAGGCCTCCCGCAGTGCCGTTGCCCACTGTCCCTTTATGGGAATGTTCTGAAGGTTTGGAGCAGTGGAGCTTAATCTGCCCGTTGCCGTAGCGCACTGGTTAAAAGTTGTGTGAATCCGCCCGGTTTTTGAGTTTATAAATCCAGGCAGTGTATCCAGATAAGTGTTTTTCATTTTACTGAGATTACGATAGAGGATGATTTCACCCGGAAGCTCATGTTTACTCATGAGGGACTCCAGCACGGCTGTGTCGGTTGAATAACCGGTTTTTATCTTTTTGCCGGGAGAGAGTTTGAGTTTATCAAAAAGTATCTCCTGAAGCTGCTTAGGAGAGTTTATGTTAAACTCGCAGCCGGCTATAAAGAATATTCGCCTTGTAACAGTTTTTATCTCCTCTTCATATCTGACGGAAAGCTCTTTCACCTTTTCCCTGTTGAGCTTGACCCCTGTTTTTTCCATATCGTAAAGAACCGGTAAAAGCGCCATTTCCACGTTTTCGTACAAATCGTTGAGATTTGCTTTTTTTAGCTTATCACTAAGGAGCTCATGAAGTTTAAATATTAACACCGGCGCCGTGTCATCCGCCTCACCGGCTTTATAAAAAGCCGGGAGATGTTCCATGACCAAATCTTTTAATTGCAGATTTACCTTGTTTGGGTTTAATATGTAGGCGGCTGTCATGACGTCATGAATATTTTCAATATTACCGGAGCAGCCATGAGCGTGGAGCTCTTCTTTAAAGCCGCAGGAAACCTTTTGAATATCCTTATTAAGGAAAATCTCAGAAAAAAGTGCTAACCCAGCCTCCTTATCGTCATTTAGCGGCACGTGACAGGTACTGCGTCCGTCAAAGGAAAAATAAATCCCTCTGTGAGGGAAAATCCCCTCAGTTGCCTTACTGTAGCTCTTTATTGCGATTATCCCAGGGCACTGGTGCAGCTGCAGTGTTTTTGATAATTCCGCAGTTGAGGTTATCTCTGAAACCGCTGTCTCTGAGACTTTTTTGTCCTTCGCCGCCACGGCAGCTGGAATGAGTTTTAAAAGAGAAGAAAAACCATATTCCAGAAACTGCTCTCTGAGGGCATCCCATGAGGGCTCTTTTAAGACAATATCCTCATATAACATATTAAAGGGCACGTTGGTCTCTAATTTGACTAAAGTGTCGCTTAACCGGATGGTTTCAACATTGTCGCCGATAAGTTTTCTAATCCGTTCATTTTTTATTTTTCCCGGGTAACTTAACAGCTCATCCAGAGAGCCGTAATCTTTCAATATTTCAACAGCAGTTTTCTCCCCTATGCCCTTAACCCCCGGCACACCGTCTGACTCATCACCGGTTAGCGCCATAAGCTCATGGAGCCGGTCAGGTGGAAGGGAAAACCGCTTCTGCACATAATCGGCATCTATTATCACATTTTTAACGGGATCAAATATTTTAATATCCGGCCCTAACATCTGCATCATATCCTTATCCCCCGATACGATATAGACTGTACTGCCGCCACCGGCAAATTTCAGGGCAATAGCGGCCATTATATCATCGGCCTCAAAGCCGGCTATGGCTATTGTTTTAATGCCAAGAGCTTCAATTATTTTCACGGCTGGTTCAATCTGTCTGATAAAATCCACAGGCGGTGCGGGTCTGTGGGCCTTGTATGCTTCATATATCTTATGTCTATGGGTTTTCTCTTTAGAGTCAAAAATTAACGCCATTGCATGAGGCTTTTTTTCATTTATCAGCTTAAACATCATTGTGGTCAGCCCGTATATAGCGTTTGTTGGAAAACCTGTTGGTGAACTGAGCACCCTTACGGCATGAAAAGCACGATACAAAAATGCTGTTGCGTCAACTAAATATGTTTCTTTTTTTCCCATTTTTTATGTTTCGGTATATGAGATACACATATATCCACAGTCCAATGACTATTTTTTAGTAGATGGGGTTAACTTGACGCTTACACGTTTCTTATGAGCGTCCTATAGCAGAAAGCTGCTATAGGGTGGTTTTACCCAGAATCTTAATAAATTCCTTTAGCACATCAGGGTCATAATCGGCGCTGAGAGAACGTAGATGAGACAGAGCTTCAAAGGCGGACATCCCCTTATATCCAGGATGCGAGGTTGTCAGAATATCGTAGAAGTCAACAATTGCGGCTATTTTCCCCGACGTGTGCATATTAGCACCAGTGAGCCCGTTTGGATAACCCTTTCCGGATACCTTTTCATGATGTTCTAAAAGAGGATATGATGTTGCCTCCGGTATCCCTTTGTACAGCTTTAATATATTATAACCCTCCGAAACATGTTCCCTGAAAATATCCAGCTCAAATTTACTTAATTTACCAAAGGGCTTGGCCATAATCTCCGGAGGGATAGTGGTCTTTCCTATGTCGTGCAACAGACAGCCCATGCCCAGGGCAAAGAGCTCTCCTTCAGAAGTTACCCCTGATGACACGGCGGTAGCAACAGCCAGCACACTTAGGTTTACAGAGTGGGAGTATGTATAGAAGTCTTTTTTGTTTATCGTAAGCAGATTAGTTATCAGGCCTTTACTGTCTAATATGGCATGTATGATACCTTCTGTTACCTCTTTGCTCTCCTGCACTTTTTCATCGCTTTTGGGATTATTGAAAAGTTCTTTTAAGCAAATTTTGGCACTTTCCTTTACAAGGATATTTCTAGCCTCTTGCGAACCTCCCGGGGCCGAGGCCGCCCCCCTGATGTATGATTTATACCGGGGTATATCCGTAGGCGTTATCATTAATTCGCAGTAGTTGACAAACACCTCTTCATTTACCGCTATCTCCTTACCCTTGTACTCTAAGACAGGGTCTATATTCATATTGGATTTTCCAAATAGTGAAAAATCCACATAACTACCGTTGACTATACTTGTTCGCTCTATTGAAAATAGCTCCTCTTTCTTTTTTATATATTCCTCAAATGTCGGCTCAACCCGTGACGGTGCTTTTCTGGTTATTACGGCAGGGCTCTCTGTGGATTGCACCGGAGGAGGCATCTTATCAACAGAATCAGTAACCACAGTTTTACTTATCACCACCTCAGGAGTTGCAGCCTTACTTTTCACCGCCTCAGGAGTTGGCATGACGTCAAGGCCTCTGTCTGTATCTATAAAAACAAATGCAATATCTGCATCTTTTATTTTCTTTATTTGTTCGCTGCTTGTTATTTCAAAGCGGTTTTTCACAAACGGGGTCTTTAACCAGTTTGTATCTAATCCGTCAAGGAACATCCCCACTCTCAAATCATCGGCAGAAATACGTTTTTTCAATCAAACCCTCCTGCATAAAACCATAACCGGAAGCCATAAGCTCCTACCCGTTAATTATAACATATTTTTTATGTAAAATTATAATACACTAGTAAGATATGGTTGATATTATTTTTTTTAAAAAATACTTTTTAGTAAACGTACATTTTGTATGTTATAATGTCTGGGTTGTGAAAAAGAGGCATGTGCTTTCTTCTGCGCTTGTTATGGTGGCAGCGGTTTTATGGTCTTTGGTTGCTGTGGCGATGGAAAGTAGTAGTGTTTCTGTGCGCTACAGCGAGCAAGCAGGATACATCCGCTTTGTTTTTGAACTGCCTGATGAGTCGTGGCTCAATCAGGCAAAGGTTATGGCCTCTTATAGTGTCATAAAAGTATCGCTTCCGGATTCCTTTACAATAGCACCACCTAAATTACCGGAAAATATTAAATTCTCCAGCAGGGAGAACAATATATATTTGAATGTTGTGAATCTCGAAAACATAAAAGTGATAAAACTCTCAGGCCCCTACAGAGTTGTGGTTGATGCCTTTGTCACAGACTACAAGAAACCGGAGCAAACAGTCCCTGCGGAAAGTAAGGAGTTAAAACAGCTTACGATTGTTATAGATGCCGGGCATGGCGGCAATGATATAGGATTACCGGTTGGGAACACAAAAGAGAGTGTCCTTACGCTTTCTTTGGCTAATGAACTCTCAAAAATGATAAACACACGGTCGGCTAAAGCTGTTTTACTCAGAAAAGACGATTCCTATATGAGTTTGAACAGCCGCATAACAGAGGCGTCAAAGAGGCGTATAAGTGTATTTATATCTTTGCACGTATCTGAGGGCAGGTTTTTCTCTGTTTATAGAACAACATTGCCTGCCGGTTCACAAACACTTTCATTACGCTACAGGACCGATATGGCTCAAGCTGCTTATTTAGAAAGAAGTCTGGGACTTGCAGAGGCTGTTGAAACATCGCTGAGGGAGACCTTTACCGATGTTGAGGTTTACCACAGAGAGATGCCGCTGCTGCTCCTTAACTCTGTAGCTGCTCCGGCAGTTTTGATTGAGATTCCGCAAAGTAGTGATTTTTTATATAATGCGAGTACCTTAAAATCCATCTCAGAGGCTGTTTACAAGGCTTTGGCGTCATATGCGAAGAGGTAGTACGATATTTTTATTGTTGATACCCATCTTTGTAATGGTTGGGATTGGAGTCGGGTATTTTCTTATGTCCCGAGGGGATACCCCCACTCAATTACAAAGCGTGTTTGCACTTAAGGAGGTAGAGCAGGGTAAGGTAATAGGGGAGGAGTCGACCGTAACGGTTGTCTATCGTAACGGCATGGAATTGGAGAGCGTCTCAGTTAAGACAAAGAAGTACTTTGACTCTCTGAAGACGGCGGAGGCGGCAGTGTCTGAGCTTCTAAGTGGTGAGCATATCACAGTCAAAGATGCAGTGCCCGATGGTGCTAAGCTTCTGGGTATGTACTACGGTATTGACAGAATATTGTATGTTGACATATCGCTGGAATTAAAGAGAAACTTCAGGGGAGATGCGGCAATAGAGTTTCTTTTATTAAAGAGTATATATGATACAATAACAAGTAACATAGAGGCGGACGATGTGTTTTTACTTATCAACGGCAAGGAGGAGGAAACTCTGGGAGGCCATTGTTATATAAAGTATCCATTGAAAAAAATGTTGACACAAGAGGTAAAATTTAATGAAACATAAAAGTGTGGCTGATAAACCTATCGGTATATTCGACTCAGGGGTGGGCGGCCTTACAGTGTTAAAGGCGATACATGCTCTGCTCCCTAACGAAAGTACCATATACTTAGGTGACACGGCAAGAGTGCCTTACGGGATACGGTCTCCTGAAACTGTAACAAAGTATTCCCTGGAAAACAGTTCTTTCCTGATAGAAAACGGCATCAAGCTTCTGATAATAGCGTGCAATACGGCCTCGGCAATCAGTCTTGACATAATAAAACAGACGTTTGATATCCCTGTTTTGGGCGTTATAGACTCAGGAGCCGGGGCAGCGGTCAGTGCCACCGGAAACAACCGAATTGGTGTAATCGGCACAGAGACCACAATAAAAAGTGGTGCTTACAGGAGGGCTATACAGCAAATTGACGACTCCATAGTCGTATTTGAGCGTCCCTGCCCGCTCTTTGTTCCGCTTGTTGAGGAGGGGTGGCTTGACACGGATGTTACTCTGTTGGTAGCCACCAGGTATCTTGCCGACCTGAAGGAGTCCCTGATAGATACACTTGTGCTGGGCTGCACACACTATCCGCTTTTGAAAAATGTTATAAGAAAAGTGATGGGTGAAGGGGTCACATTGATAGATTCAGCCATAGAGAAGTCTGTAAATGTCAAAGCACTGCTTTCAGAGATGGATATTCTCAAAAAAAGCACAGACGGTACTTACAGGAAGTATTACGTAACGGACAGTCCTGAGAGATTCCAAAATATCGGTAAGCGATTTCTGGAGGACCCCATAGAGGATATAACCAAAATCGAGGTAGCCTCCCTTGAAACGGCAGTAGCCGTTTAACTCATTTACACTGACAGGAATAATTATACTATGAGAGTTGATGGCAGAGCAGACAATGAGCTAAGAGCAGTTAAGATGGACTTGGGAGTTATGAAACATGCCGAGGGCTCCGTACTAATCAGCGCCGGCGATACCAGAGTAATCTGTACTGTAACAATAGAGGACACGGTACCGCCGTTTTTAAAGGACAAGGGCAAGGGCTGGATAACTGCCGAATACGGCATGTTGCCTAGGTCAACCAACCAGCGAATGCAAAGAGAGGCCCGCGGGGGTAAACAAAGCGGGCGGACTCAGGAAATCCAGCGTCTCATAGGGAGGGCTCTTCGCTCGGTAGTTGATTTAAAATCACTGGGCGAGAGAACAATTCTTATAGATTGCGATGTTTTGCAGGCAGACGGGGGCACTCGTACCGCCGCCATAACCGGAGCCTATGTCGCCCTGGCTGAGGCGCTAAGGTTTGCCAAAGAAAACGGGATAATTCTCAAGTCTGTGCTTAGAGACTACCTTGCCGCAGTAAGCGTGGGGGTTGTAGAAGGTAAACCGATGCTTGACTTAAGCTATAGTGAGGATAGCACCGCCGATGTTGATATGAATGTTGTAATGACAGGGACAGGGAAATTTGTTGAAATTCAGGGGACGGCAGAGGGCCATCCCTTTAGCAGGCAGACTATGGACATTCTTATTGCCCTGGCTTCTAAGGGAATAGGGGAGTTGGTGGAGATGCAAAAAGAGGCACTATCCGCATGAAGATATATCTTGCTACCAATAATAGAGGAAAAATACGAGAAATAAATGCGCTTTTTAAGAGCACGTCTATAGAATTTATCGGCGGGGTTGACCTGTCTTCCGTAGTTGAGGACGGCAATGACTACAAGGATAATGCGTTGATTAAGGCCCTGTATGTGTATAAGCAGTCAGCCACTTATGTGGTTTCAGAGGATTCCGGCCTTGAAGTTGAAGCACTGGACGGTGCGCCGGGTGTTCACTCGGCAAGGTTTGCCGACTTACTGAAAGCTAAAAATGCCACAGATGCCGACAACATCGTTAAACTGCTGCAACTTCTTAAAGATGTGCCGCAGCACAAAAGAAACGCTAAATATGTGTCTGCCTTTTGTTTTATAGACGGGGGGCGGGAGACATTTTTTATGGGTGAGGTTAACGGAAAAATAATTGACTCACCACGTGGCACCCTTGGTTTTGGCTATGAC of Nitrospirae bacterium YQR-1 contains these proteins:
- a CDS encoding DsbC family protein → MKKLLFIALLLITVLCYYSANVWGMSGCDTNCSACHTLTEDEATEILKQLGPSITVKRVQVAPSKGLWEIAVKAEDKEGHQKDGVVYLDYSKGNVILGNIIKLKTRENLTDKRMGELKKFDYKSIPLKNALLLGEKSAKHKLIVFTDPDCPFCQKLHGDLKQVVSERSDIAFYIILFPLTEIHPDAYKKTASIMCKKSLKLLDDVMEKKEIAEDKCGSKIIDENIKLGNKLGITGTPTVILPDGRQYRGNMKTDELIKGIENK
- a CDS encoding transglycosylase SLT domain-containing protein; its protein translation is MKLSGLILSILAFVLMSSHEVLAKSTHRHVNKTRAAVDKTGTVSPKTLTDEQLTQKLLFGAPAVYPPAGKANANRVLRWKTVLSERDIQYDTSILAYKGNTAMGLRTSYQNLIAGWWRMVKSGHLRMIYNKSRAESVPFEIVFLALAESSWNASALSQAGAGGYWQFIPETARSYGLIDTHDHRNDPEMSTDAAIALLKDNFKMTHTWDRAFGIKGKKPAASERWLWAFWAYNSSPGTVSQYYRRSRGDPSVFYKYVENVENANYVHKIFGIREVLREYITELKKHPYKKYENTPYGEYIQKWYTLSIVQRKDLILEVNKQFQKHGKKTKKPDPLSLRIKKETEYVLALSRTVQ
- the polA gene encoding DNA polymerase I, whose translation is MGKKETYLVDATAFLYRAFHAVRVLSSPTGFPTNAIYGLTTMMFKLINEKKPHAMALIFDSKEKTHRHKIYEAYKAHRPAPPVDFIRQIEPAVKIIEALGIKTIAIAGFEADDIMAAIALKFAGGGSTVYIVSGDKDMMQMLGPDIKIFDPVKNVIIDADYVQKRFSLPPDRLHELMALTGDESDGVPGVKGIGEKTAVEILKDYGSLDELLSYPGKIKNERIRKLIGDNVETIRLSDTLVKLETNVPFNMLYEDIVLKEPSWDALREQFLEYGFSSLLKLIPAAVAAKDKKVSETAVSEITSTAELSKTLQLHQCPGIIAIKSYSKATEGIFPHRGIYFSFDGRSTCHVPLNDDKEAGLALFSEIFLNKDIQKVSCGFKEELHAHGCSGNIENIHDVMTAAYILNPNKVNLQLKDLVMEHLPAFYKAGEADDTAPVLIFKLHELLSDKLKKANLNDLYENVEMALLPVLYDMEKTGVKLNREKVKELSVRYEEEIKTVTRRIFFIAGCEFNINSPKQLQEILFDKLKLSPGKKIKTGYSTDTAVLESLMSKHELPGEIILYRNLSKMKNTYLDTLPGFINSKTGRIHTTFNQCATATGRLSSTAPNLQNIPIKGQWATALREAFCADSGHYIISADYSQIELRILTHLSNDTGFTEAFQGDEDVHAQTAMVIFNIPAQRVTPEHRTVAKSINFGIIYGMSSFGLSEALKISKNDAKSYIETFFSKHAGVGAFINETIERAKKLGYTETVLGRRREIEGLLSSNKTQVLQAERLAVNSPIQGSAADIIKVAMINLHKKIKDGGLKTKMVLQVHDELVFEVPEDELEVAKALIKEEMEGCYPLKVPLRVNIGFGKNWAEAH
- a CDS encoding DUF3391 domain-containing protein, which gives rise to MKKRISADDLRVGMFLDGLDTNWLKTPFVKNRFEITSSEQIKKIKDADIAFVFIDTDRGLDVMPTPEAVKSKAATPEVVISKTVVTDSVDKMPPPVQSTESPAVITRKAPSRVEPTFEEYIKKKEELFSIERTSIVNGSYVDFSLFGKSNMNIDPVLEYKGKEIAVNEEVFVNYCELMITPTDIPRYKSYIRGAASAPGGSQEARNILVKESAKICLKELFNNPKSDEKVQESKEVTEGIIHAILDSKGLITNLLTINKKDFYTYSHSVNLSVLAVATAVSSGVTSEGELFALGMGCLLHDIGKTTIPPEIMAKPFGKLSKFELDIFREHVSEGYNILKLYKGIPEATSYPLLEHHEKVSGKGYPNGLTGANMHTSGKIAAIVDFYDILTTSHPGYKGMSAFEALSHLRSLSADYDPDVLKEFIKILGKTTL
- a CDS encoding N-acetylmuramoyl-L-alanine amidase gives rise to the protein MKKRHVLSSALVMVAAVLWSLVAVAMESSSVSVRYSEQAGYIRFVFELPDESWLNQAKVMASYSVIKVSLPDSFTIAPPKLPENIKFSSRENNIYLNVVNLENIKVIKLSGPYRVVVDAFVTDYKKPEQTVPAESKELKQLTIVIDAGHGGNDIGLPVGNTKESVLTLSLANELSKMINTRSAKAVLLRKDDSYMSLNSRITEASKRRISVFISLHVSEGRFFSVYRTTLPAGSQTLSLRYRTDMAQAAYLERSLGLAEAVETSLRETFTDVEVYHREMPLLLLNSVAAPAVLIEIPQSSDFLYNASTLKSISEAVYKALASYAKR
- a CDS encoding GerMN domain-containing protein codes for the protein MRRGSTIFLLLIPIFVMVGIGVGYFLMSRGDTPTQLQSVFALKEVEQGKVIGEESTVTVVYRNGMELESVSVKTKKYFDSLKTAEAAVSELLSGEHITVKDAVPDGAKLLGMYYGIDRILYVDISLELKRNFRGDAAIEFLLLKSIYDTITSNIEADDVFLLINGKEEETLGGHCYIKYPLKKMLTQEVKFNET
- the murI gene encoding glutamate racemase; its protein translation is MADKPIGIFDSGVGGLTVLKAIHALLPNESTIYLGDTARVPYGIRSPETVTKYSLENSSFLIENGIKLLIIACNTASAISLDIIKQTFDIPVLGVIDSGAGAAVSATGNNRIGVIGTETTIKSGAYRRAIQQIDDSIVVFERPCPLFVPLVEEGWLDTDVTLLVATRYLADLKESLIDTLVLGCTHYPLLKNVIRKVMGEGVTLIDSAIEKSVNVKALLSEMDILKKSTDGTYRKYYVTDSPERFQNIGKRFLEDPIEDITKIEVASLETAVAV
- the rph gene encoding ribonuclease PH: MRVDGRADNELRAVKMDLGVMKHAEGSVLISAGDTRVICTVTIEDTVPPFLKDKGKGWITAEYGMLPRSTNQRMQREARGGKQSGRTQEIQRLIGRALRSVVDLKSLGERTILIDCDVLQADGGTRTAAITGAYVALAEALRFAKENGIILKSVLRDYLAAVSVGVVEGKPMLDLSYSEDSTADVDMNVVMTGTGKFVEIQGTAEGHPFSRQTMDILIALASKGIGELVEMQKEALSA
- the rdgB gene encoding RdgB/HAM1 family non-canonical purine NTP pyrophosphatase yields the protein MKIYLATNNRGKIREINALFKSTSIEFIGGVDLSSVVEDGNDYKDNALIKALYVYKQSATYVVSEDSGLEVEALDGAPGVHSARFADLLKAKNATDADNIVKLLQLLKDVPQHKRNAKYVSAFCFIDGGRETFFMGEVNGKIIDSPRGTLGFGYDPVFIPNGYDKTFAELGDEIKNTISHRAVASAKLKDFLVDKFVRG